A section of the Streptomyces sp. CG1 genome encodes:
- the rpmG gene encoding 50S ribosomal protein L33: MARSTLRPVVRLKSTAGTGVTYVTRKNRQSHPDRLVLRKYDPVAGRHVPFREER; this comes from the coding sequence ATGGCACGCAGCACCCTGCGTCCCGTCGTCAGGCTGAAGTCGACGGCGGGCACCGGCGTCACCTACGTGACGCGCAAGAACCGCCAGAGCCACCCCGACCGGCTCGTCCTGCGCAAGTACGACCCGGTCGCCGGCCGGCACGTCCCCTTCCGCGAGGAACGCTGA
- a CDS encoding response regulator, whose amino-acid sequence MSVRIVLADDQPLVRSGLRVLMADHPDLEVVGEAATGDEAIRLVRETDPDVVVMDIRMPGMDGIEATRRITAGHASTRVLILTTFDEDDHVYGALRAGASGFAVKDMALDDILTAIRVVAAGDSLIAPSVTRRLIADFVARRPDAAERSARPLEGITEREREVLTLVGRGRSNTEIAQDLFITVATAKSHISRLLTKLGARDRVQLVITAYEAGLVTPSN is encoded by the coding sequence ATGAGCGTCCGGATCGTCCTCGCCGACGACCAGCCGCTGGTACGGTCCGGACTGCGCGTCCTCATGGCCGACCACCCCGACCTGGAGGTCGTCGGCGAGGCCGCGACCGGCGACGAGGCCATCCGCCTGGTCCGAGAGACCGACCCCGATGTCGTGGTCATGGACATCAGGATGCCCGGGATGGACGGCATCGAGGCCACGCGCCGGATCACGGCCGGCCACGCGTCGACGCGCGTACTCATCCTGACCACGTTCGACGAGGACGACCACGTCTACGGCGCGCTCCGGGCCGGCGCCAGTGGCTTCGCCGTCAAGGACATGGCCCTGGACGACATCCTCACCGCGATCCGGGTGGTCGCCGCCGGCGACTCGCTGATCGCGCCGAGCGTGACACGCCGGCTGATCGCGGACTTCGTCGCACGCCGGCCGGACGCCGCGGAGCGCTCCGCCCGGCCGCTGGAGGGCATCACCGAGCGGGAGCGGGAAGTGCTGACGCTGGTCGGACGCGGCCGGTCCAACACCGAGATCGCACAGGACCTCTTCATCACGGTGGCCACCGCCAAGTCCCACATCTCCCGCCTGCTCACCAAACTCGGCGCCCGCGACCGGGTCCAGCTGGTGATCACCGCGTACGAGGCGGGGCTGGTCACGCCGTCCAACTGA
- a CDS encoding ABC transporter permease, whose product MTLTRTSRAPARFADLIAAEWIKTRSLRSTWWTIALTGLFVIGSAAVSALADHRNLASAGTNMRGPTGFLPFDAFPQAGYLTLMLVAGGAGAITVVSEYSSGLIRTTTVAVPARGAVVLAKATVTAALWTAVGTAVATASFLVSQAILNGQHAGVPLTHSGVPRALVASALLAPVCALTGLGLGALIRHSAATMATCAFTLLMLPTVFSQSKRWSADIGHAMVVTAWKRLVQNWQPDPGSRMFAATVSGSWTVYALWPLIAVAVAVLVVRNRDV is encoded by the coding sequence ATGACCCTCACACGCACCTCCCGGGCGCCTGCCCGCTTCGCCGATCTGATCGCCGCCGAGTGGATCAAAACGCGTTCCCTGCGCTCCACTTGGTGGACGATCGCGCTCACCGGCCTGTTCGTCATCGGTTCCGCCGCCGTCTCGGCACTGGCGGACCACCGCAACCTGGCGTCCGCCGGCACGAACATGCGCGGGCCCACCGGCTTCCTTCCCTTCGACGCCTTTCCGCAGGCCGGCTACCTGACGCTGATGCTGGTCGCCGGCGGCGCCGGTGCCATCACGGTCGTGAGCGAGTACAGCAGCGGCCTGATCCGCACCACCACGGTGGCCGTCCCCGCCCGTGGCGCGGTCGTACTGGCCAAGGCGACCGTCACGGCCGCACTGTGGACCGCCGTCGGGACAGCCGTCGCCACCGCTTCCTTCCTCGTCTCCCAGGCCATCCTGAACGGACAGCACGCGGGGGTCCCGCTCACCCACTCCGGTGTGCCGCGGGCGCTCGTGGCATCGGCGCTGCTCGCCCCGGTCTGCGCACTGACCGGGCTCGGCCTGGGCGCCCTGATCCGGCACAGCGCGGCGACCATGGCCACCTGCGCCTTCACCCTGCTGATGCTGCCCACCGTCTTCTCGCAGAGCAAACGGTGGTCCGCCGACATCGGCCACGCCATGGTCGTCACCGCCTGGAAGCGCCTGGTCCAGAACTGGCAGCCCGACCCCGGCTCCCGCATGTTCGCGGCCACGGTCTCCGGTTCCTGGACCGTGTACGCGCTGTGGCCGCTGATCGCCGTCGCCGTCGCCGTGCTGGTCGTCAGGAATCGGGATGTATGA
- a CDS encoding helix-turn-helix domain-containing protein: protein MKNVSVDDVDHVDRAVLPIGTDYPSGLVLDWHRHRRAQFLYGPTGVMVVDTPEGTWTVPPERAVLIPATTRHRVRMLGVSTRSLYIEPDAVPWWPATCMVVDVPPLLRELLLAAVEFEADYSLSGREGCVVALLLHEIAARTPLPFHVAIPAAPDLAALCRAYLAAPDAGVTNAAWAARTAMSERAFTRRFRAETGESPAVWRTRARLLAAVPLLRTASVTEVSGRLGYASPAALTAAFTRAFGLPPSRFTTSRRD from the coding sequence GTGAAGAACGTCTCCGTGGACGACGTCGACCATGTGGACCGGGCCGTCCTGCCCATCGGTACCGACTACCCCTCCGGCCTGGTCCTAGACTGGCACCGGCACCGGCGCGCGCAGTTCCTCTACGGCCCCACCGGCGTCATGGTCGTCGACACCCCCGAGGGCACCTGGACCGTTCCGCCGGAGCGAGCCGTCCTGATCCCGGCGACCACCCGGCATCGGGTCCGCATGCTGGGTGTGAGCACCCGAAGCCTCTACATCGAGCCGGACGCCGTGCCGTGGTGGCCCGCCACCTGCATGGTCGTGGACGTTCCGCCGCTGCTGCGCGAACTGCTCCTGGCTGCGGTCGAGTTCGAGGCCGACTACAGCCTCTCGGGCCGGGAAGGCTGTGTCGTGGCCCTCCTCCTCCACGAGATCGCGGCGCGCACCCCGCTGCCGTTCCACGTCGCGATCCCCGCCGCTCCGGATCTCGCTGCGCTCTGCCGCGCGTATCTGGCCGCCCCGGACGCCGGCGTCACCAACGCCGCGTGGGCCGCGCGGACGGCCATGAGCGAACGGGCCTTCACCCGGCGCTTCCGCGCCGAGACGGGGGAGAGCCCGGCGGTCTGGCGCACCCGTGCACGTCTGCTGGCCGCCGTGCCGCTGCTGCGCACGGCATCGGTCACCGAGGTCTCCGGCCGCCTCGGCTACGCCTCTCCCGCCGCCCTGACCGCCGCCTTCACCCGCGCTTTCGGCTTGCCACCGTCCCGTTTCACCACGAGCCGTCGCGACTGA
- a CDS encoding GlxA family transcriptional regulator, translated as MPSPRLQRVAVLVLDGAKPLDVGIPAQVFTTRASMPYEVRVCGAAPGLVAGGDGLSYHVAHGLDALAWADIVFIPGYRFPDREDPPRPVVDALLAAHARGTRLAAISTGAFALAATGLLDGKRATTHWHYSRALAAKHPLVRVDENVLFVDEGSVLTSAGAASGIDLCLHILRKDLGVAVSNHAARRLVAAPYRSGGQAQYVPRSVPEPLGERFAATREWALHRLGEPLTLTVLARHAAVSPRTFSRRFVEDTGYTPMEWVMRARVDLARELLERSERGIEQIAAEVGLGTGTNLRTRFQRILGTTPSEYRRTFTQGE; from the coding sequence GTGCCGTCTCCTCGTCTGCAGCGCGTCGCCGTCCTGGTGCTCGACGGCGCGAAGCCGCTCGATGTCGGGATTCCCGCGCAGGTGTTCACGACGCGGGCGAGCATGCCGTACGAGGTGCGGGTGTGCGGGGCCGCGCCGGGACTCGTGGCGGGCGGGGACGGGCTGTCGTACCACGTCGCCCATGGTCTGGACGCGCTCGCGTGGGCGGACATCGTCTTCATCCCCGGGTACCGGTTTCCGGACCGCGAGGACCCGCCACGGCCCGTCGTCGACGCGCTGCTCGCCGCCCACGCGCGCGGCACACGCCTCGCCGCCATCTCGACGGGGGCCTTCGCGCTCGCGGCCACCGGGCTGCTCGACGGCAAGCGCGCGACGACCCACTGGCACTACTCGCGTGCCCTCGCGGCGAAACACCCGCTCGTCCGGGTCGACGAGAACGTGCTCTTCGTGGACGAGGGCAGTGTGCTGACGTCGGCCGGCGCCGCGTCGGGCATCGATCTGTGCCTGCACATCCTGCGCAAGGACCTCGGCGTGGCCGTGTCGAACCACGCCGCGCGGCGCCTGGTCGCCGCCCCCTACCGCAGCGGCGGCCAGGCCCAGTACGTGCCGCGCAGCGTGCCCGAGCCACTGGGCGAGCGGTTCGCCGCGACCCGCGAGTGGGCGCTGCACCGCCTCGGCGAGCCCCTCACCCTCACGGTGCTCGCCCGGCATGCGGCGGTCTCGCCGCGCACGTTCTCCCGGCGCTTCGTCGAGGACACCGGCTACACGCCGATGGAGTGGGTGATGCGCGCCCGCGTCGACCTGGCACGTGAGCTGCTCGAACGTTCGGAGCGCGGCATCGAGCAGATCGCCGCCGAGGTCGGCCTCGGCACCGGCACCAATCTGCGGACCCGCTTCCAGCGGATCCTCGGTACGACCCCGAGCGAATACCGGCGCACCTTCACCCAGGGCGAGTAG
- a CDS encoding sensor histidine kinase: protein MTTTDHPAAGLSRAARRDRRRGPTAVTGATVTAWAGSVLYVFLLLLLVTNAPRDSGPLLAVGSLPAVSLLVGVLRRAPLTALVLALLGATAVVVVPHRTPRASLTLSYQGQFLSYLAVDLVLGYLVATCTRRVSVVAVSLAFGLQTVTIGLFAHGPDFLIVDSVIGLLAMAGSCMLGLLSRERREHTVALRAQEVAEAVTAERLRIARELHDMIAHSVGIIAIQAGVGSRVIHTQPDAARDALQAIESTSRQTLSGLRRTLVALRQAEPDTSTAGQPPRTPSPGLADIARLAAATAEAGVRVEVRVSGERRPLPADVDLSAYRIVQEALTNVVRHAGTGHCAVAVEYGDEELSVEVVDDGCGVAADGPGHGFGIVGMRERAALLHGRFSAGPRPGGGFRVVARLPLPEAVGVAVETR, encoded by the coding sequence ATGACCACCACCGACCACCCGGCAGCCGGCCTGTCCCGCGCGGCGCGACGTGACCGCCGGAGAGGCCCAACGGCGGTGACGGGGGCGACGGTCACGGCCTGGGCGGGGAGCGTGCTGTACGTCTTCCTGCTGCTGCTCCTGGTGACGAACGCGCCTCGGGACTCGGGCCCCCTGCTCGCCGTCGGGTCACTCCCGGCGGTGAGCCTGCTCGTCGGGGTGCTGCGCCGGGCGCCGCTGACGGCTCTGGTCCTGGCGCTTCTCGGCGCGACCGCCGTGGTGGTCGTCCCGCATCGCACCCCTCGTGCGAGCCTGACCCTGTCCTATCAGGGCCAGTTCCTGTCGTACCTGGCGGTGGACCTCGTCCTCGGGTACCTCGTCGCCACCTGCACACGACGGGTCTCCGTCGTCGCCGTGTCGCTCGCCTTCGGCCTGCAGACGGTGACGATCGGCCTCTTCGCACACGGCCCGGACTTCCTGATCGTCGACAGTGTGATCGGCCTTCTGGCGATGGCCGGGTCCTGCATGCTCGGGCTGCTGAGCCGCGAGCGCCGCGAGCACACGGTGGCCCTGCGCGCGCAGGAGGTGGCCGAGGCCGTGACCGCCGAACGGCTGCGGATCGCAAGGGAGTTGCACGACATGATCGCGCACAGCGTCGGCATCATCGCGATCCAGGCAGGGGTGGGCAGCCGGGTCATCCACACACAACCCGATGCCGCCCGCGACGCCCTGCAAGCCATCGAAAGCACCAGCAGACAGACCCTGTCCGGCCTGCGCCGCACCTTGGTGGCGCTCCGTCAGGCCGAGCCGGACACATCCACGGCAGGACAGCCGCCGCGCACGCCCTCACCGGGTCTCGCCGACATCGCGCGACTGGCGGCGGCCACGGCGGAGGCCGGGGTACGAGTCGAGGTGCGCGTCAGCGGGGAGCGGCGGCCCCTGCCGGCCGACGTCGATCTGTCGGCCTACCGTATCGTGCAGGAGGCGCTGACCAACGTGGTCCGTCATGCCGGCACCGGCCACTGCGCGGTTGCCGTCGAGTACGGGGACGAGGAGTTGTCCGTGGAGGTCGTTGACGACGGGTGCGGCGTCGCCGCGGACGGCCCGGGCCACGGCTTCGGCATCGTCGGCATGCGGGAGCGGGCCGCCCTGCTGCACGGCCGGTTCAGCGCCGGACCACGTCCCGGGGGCGGCTTCCGGGTGGTGGCCCGGCTGCCGCTGCCCGAAGCCGTCGGCGTCGCGGTCGAGACCCGATGA
- a CDS encoding fatty acid desaturase — MTISPHAPVTAGAPDTRSRTSGSGAGSDFARLSRRIAEAGLLNRRPGYYTARLALVIALLAAGWGTFLALGDTWWQLPVAAFLALMFGQVALVAHDLAHRQVFRRGRPSETWGRLFGNLGIGMSYGWWMNKHTRHHANPNHEELDPDVAPDILVWSTDQARNSRGLARLIGGHQAWLFFPLLTLEGFNLHVASVRALRQPAMKHRLLEGALLFLHLAAYLSALFLVLSPGKAVAFLAVHQCLFGVYLGCTFAPNHKGMPTFTGDERPDFLRRQVLTSRNVRGGRLTDVMLGGLNYQIEHHLFPSMPTPHLRRAQVVVRAYCAEIGVSYHETGLIRSYREALVHMHRVGEPIRRQRKAS, encoded by the coding sequence ATGACGATTTCCCCTCACGCCCCGGTCACGGCCGGAGCGCCGGACACCCGTTCCCGTACGTCCGGCTCCGGAGCCGGCAGCGACTTCGCCCGGCTGTCCCGGCGTATCGCCGAGGCGGGGCTGCTGAACCGGCGCCCCGGCTACTACACGGCACGGCTTGCCCTGGTCATCGCGCTGCTGGCGGCGGGCTGGGGCACCTTCCTCGCCCTCGGCGACACCTGGTGGCAGCTGCCCGTGGCCGCCTTCCTGGCGTTGATGTTCGGCCAAGTGGCCCTTGTCGCCCATGACTTGGCGCACCGCCAGGTCTTCCGGCGCGGCAGGCCGAGCGAGACCTGGGGGCGGCTCTTCGGGAACCTCGGGATCGGCATGAGCTACGGCTGGTGGATGAACAAGCACACCCGCCACCACGCCAACCCCAACCACGAGGAACTCGACCCGGATGTCGCCCCGGACATCCTGGTGTGGTCCACCGACCAGGCCCGCAACAGCCGTGGTCTGGCCCGTCTCATCGGCGGCCACCAGGCGTGGCTGTTCTTCCCGCTGCTGACGCTGGAGGGCTTCAACCTGCACGTCGCGAGCGTACGGGCGCTGCGCCAACCGGCCATGAAGCACCGGCTGCTGGAAGGCGCTCTGCTGTTCCTCCACCTCGCGGCCTACCTCTCCGCGCTGTTCCTGGTGCTCTCGCCCGGCAAGGCGGTCGCGTTCCTCGCCGTGCACCAGTGCCTGTTCGGGGTCTACCTCGGCTGCACCTTCGCACCGAACCACAAGGGCATGCCCACGTTCACCGGTGACGAACGGCCCGACTTCCTGCGCCGCCAGGTCCTCACCTCCCGCAACGTACGCGGCGGCCGCCTCACCGACGTGATGCTCGGCGGGCTCAACTACCAGATCGAGCACCACCTGTTCCCGAGCATGCCCACACCTCATCTGCGGCGCGCGCAGGTCGTCGTGCGCGCGTACTGCGCGGAGATCGGCGTGTCGTACCACGAGACCGGACTGATCCGGTCGTACCGCGAGGCCCTCGTCCATATGCACCGGGTGGGAGAACCGATCAGGCGGCAGCGCAAGGCTTCCTGA
- a CDS encoding polysaccharide deacetylase family protein: MTAGRRAVLAAMAGGLLAGCAGPKSDGSASASSGSPGTGVDSAVPSTPGTAPSATRPPVTREEIVARYGRSVPHTWGFDAPGVVHSLPGTTRDIALTFDACGGPGGSGYDQALLDFLRARHIPATLFINSRWIDANPAVFHRLATDPLFEIANHGTRHRPLSVTGRSAYGIPGTRGAGEVYDEIAGNQAKLTGLLGAPPRFFRSGTAYCDDVAARIVGDLGERFVSFSVNGDGGATFTAEQVHTTVASAGAGSIVLCHMNHPKGGTARGIARAVPHLLAAGHRFVRLSDGLHSA, encoded by the coding sequence ATGACGGCTGGTCGGCGCGCGGTGCTCGCTGCCATGGCGGGAGGGCTGCTCGCCGGTTGCGCGGGTCCGAAGAGCGACGGCAGTGCATCCGCCTCCTCCGGTTCGCCGGGCACGGGCGTGGACTCGGCCGTCCCGTCCACCCCCGGCACCGCGCCCTCGGCCACACGGCCTCCCGTCACCCGCGAGGAGATCGTTGCCCGCTACGGGCGCAGCGTCCCGCACACCTGGGGCTTCGACGCCCCCGGCGTGGTGCACTCCCTGCCGGGGACGACCCGCGACATCGCGCTGACCTTCGACGCGTGCGGCGGCCCCGGCGGCAGCGGCTACGACCAGGCGCTCCTCGACTTCCTCCGTGCACGGCACATCCCGGCGACGCTGTTCATCAACTCCCGCTGGATCGACGCCAATCCGGCGGTGTTCCACCGGCTGGCCACCGATCCGCTGTTCGAGATCGCCAACCACGGCACCCGGCACCGCCCGCTGTCGGTCACCGGCCGCTCCGCGTACGGCATCCCCGGCACCCGGGGCGCGGGCGAGGTGTACGACGAGATCGCCGGCAACCAGGCGAAGCTGACCGGCCTGCTGGGCGCCCCGCCGCGCTTCTTCCGGTCCGGCACGGCCTACTGCGACGACGTCGCGGCGCGCATCGTCGGGGACCTAGGGGAACGTTTCGTAAGCTTCTCGGTCAACGGTGACGGCGGCGCCACGTTCACCGCCGAGCAGGTCCACACCACCGTCGCCTCCGCTGGGGCCGGTTCCATCGTCCTGTGCCACATGAACCACCCCAAAGGCGGCACCGCCCGGGGTATCGCGAGGGCCGTCCCCCACCTGCTGGCCGCCGGCCACCGCTTCGTCCGTCTCTCGGACGGCCTGCACAGCGCCTGA
- a CDS encoding type B 50S ribosomal protein L31: MRPGIHPASRPVVFRDRAAGALFLTRSTATASKTIVWEDGTTYPLIDVEISSASHPFYTGEARVVDTAGRIERFERRYARDFTPRR, translated from the coding sequence ATGAGGCCAGGCATCCACCCCGCATCCCGGCCGGTCGTCTTCCGCGACCGCGCCGCCGGCGCCCTCTTCCTGACCCGTTCGACCGCGACAGCGTCGAAGACGATCGTCTGGGAGGACGGCACCACCTACCCGCTGATCGACGTGGAGATCTCGTCGGCCAGCCACCCCTTCTACACCGGCGAGGCGAGGGTCGTGGACACCGCCGGCCGCATCGAACGCTTCGAGCGCCGCTACGCCCGTGACTTCACGCCCCGCCGCTGA
- the gap gene encoding type I glyceraldehyde-3-phosphate dehydrogenase, translating into MTRIAVNGFGRIGRNVLRALLERDSALEVVAVNDLTEPATLARLLAFDTTAGRLGRPVTVDGDTLVVDGRRIKVLAEREPAQLPWAALDVDIVLEATGRFTAAKAARAHLDAGARKVLVSAPSDGADVTLAYGVNTDAYDPALHTIVSNASCTTNALAPLAAVLDELAGIEHGFMTTVHAYTQEQNLQDGPHRDARRARAAAVNIVPTTTGAAKAIGLVLPNLDGKLSGDSIRVPVPVGSIVELNTTVAREVTRDDVLAAYRAAAQGPLAGILEYSDDPLVSSDITGNPASSVFDSALTRVDDGRHVKVVAWYDNEWGFSHRVIDTLELLAGH; encoded by the coding sequence ATGACTCGCATCGCCGTCAACGGATTCGGCCGCATCGGCCGCAACGTGCTGCGCGCACTCCTCGAACGTGACAGCGCCCTCGAGGTCGTCGCCGTGAACGACCTCACAGAACCCGCCACCCTTGCCCGGCTGCTCGCCTTCGACACCACAGCCGGCCGGCTCGGCCGCCCCGTGACCGTCGACGGGGACACCCTCGTCGTGGACGGCCGGCGCATCAAGGTCCTCGCCGAGCGCGAACCGGCCCAACTGCCGTGGGCCGCACTCGATGTGGACATCGTCCTGGAGGCGACCGGCCGCTTCACCGCCGCGAAGGCCGCCCGCGCACATCTCGACGCGGGCGCGAGGAAGGTGCTCGTGAGCGCGCCGTCCGACGGCGCCGACGTCACGCTCGCGTACGGCGTCAACACCGACGCGTACGACCCGGCCCTGCACACGATCGTCTCGAACGCCTCCTGCACCACCAACGCGCTCGCCCCGCTGGCCGCCGTGCTGGACGAACTCGCCGGGATCGAGCACGGGTTCATGACGACGGTCCACGCCTATACCCAGGAGCAGAACCTGCAGGACGGCCCGCACCGCGACGCCCGCAGGGCCCGCGCCGCCGCCGTCAACATCGTGCCGACCACGACGGGCGCGGCGAAGGCGATCGGCCTCGTGCTGCCGAACCTCGACGGCAAGCTGTCGGGCGACTCGATCCGGGTGCCCGTGCCGGTGGGCTCGATCGTCGAACTCAACACGACCGTCGCACGTGAGGTGACCCGCGACGACGTCCTGGCGGCGTACCGTGCCGCGGCCCAGGGACCGCTCGCCGGCATCCTGGAGTACTCGGACGACCCGCTCGTGTCGTCCGACATCACCGGCAACCCGGCTTCCTCCGTCTTCGACTCGGCCCTCACCCGTGTCGACGACGGCCGGCACGTCAAGGTGGTGGCCTGGTACGACAACGAGTGGGGCTTCTCCCACCGAGTGATCGACACGCTCGAACTCCTCGCCGGGCACTGA
- a CDS encoding sulfite exporter TauE/SafE family protein produces MNEVALVGIGLLTGVTTVLLGFGGGFVAVPVVVWADADLGADAIRVATATSALVMLVNAAFATAVTPRRVLAALRGSGPLLALLAVGAAAGALATRHAPARQAHWGFVAYVALTIVDLLLRPGFLRPRGPVPESRETHREGAREVPRPLPAVLGAPIGAVAAFLGVGGSVMTVPALRRAGHPMRVATALANALTLAIALPATALSLTGTDAVAARTHLHLVGLVDLRAAGALLLGALPVIAMLRRRPPRIPDRAYAWSYVALLSVVEVSMLLAG; encoded by the coding sequence GTGAACGAAGTGGCGCTTGTCGGAATCGGACTCCTCACCGGGGTGACGACCGTCCTGCTCGGGTTCGGCGGCGGTTTCGTCGCGGTCCCGGTGGTGGTGTGGGCCGACGCGGACCTCGGCGCGGACGCGATCCGGGTGGCGACGGCGACCTCGGCCCTGGTCATGCTGGTCAACGCGGCGTTCGCCACGGCCGTCACGCCCCGGCGCGTCCTCGCCGCCCTGCGCGGCAGTGGCCCGCTGCTGGCCCTGCTGGCCGTGGGGGCGGCGGCCGGCGCGCTCGCCACCCGGCACGCCCCGGCCCGCCAGGCCCACTGGGGCTTCGTCGCGTATGTCGCTCTCACCATCGTCGATCTGCTGTTGCGCCCAGGCTTTCTGCGTCCGCGCGGACCGGTCCCAGAGAGCCGTGAGACACACAGGGAGGGGGCCCGTGAGGTGCCCCGCCCCCTGCCCGCCGTCCTCGGCGCACCGATCGGTGCGGTGGCGGCCTTCCTCGGTGTCGGCGGCAGTGTCATGACCGTTCCCGCGCTACGACGCGCCGGACACCCGATGCGTGTGGCGACCGCACTCGCCAACGCTCTCACTCTCGCCATCGCGCTCCCCGCCACCGCTCTGTCCCTGACCGGCACGGACGCCGTCGCGGCCCGCACACACCTGCACCTGGTCGGCCTGGTCGACCTCCGCGCCGCCGGGGCGCTGTTGCTGGGCGCGCTGCCCGTGATCGCGATGCTGCGGCGCCGCCCGCCCCGGATCCCGGACCGCGCCTACGCCTGGTCGTACGTCGCGCTGCTGAGTGTCGTGGAGGTCTCGATGCTGCTCGCGGGGTGA
- a CDS encoding 50S ribosomal protein L36, whose amino-acid sequence MKVRKSLRSLKSKPGAQLVRRRGVVFVVNKKNPCFKARQG is encoded by the coding sequence ATGAAGGTGCGCAAGTCCCTGCGCTCGCTGAAGTCCAAGCCCGGCGCCCAGTTGGTGCGCCGCCGCGGTGTGGTCTTCGTCGTCAACAAGAAGAACCCGTGCTTCAAGGCGCGCCAGGGCTGA
- a CDS encoding ABC transporter ATP-binding protein has product MIEVQELTKRYGDKTAVDQLTFTVRPGQVTGFLGPNGAGKTTTLRMILGLDRPTDGAATVGKTDFRSHPRGLRHVGAVLDATQVHGGRSAAAHLSALARSNGIPSRRAGEVLEEVGLAEAARRRIGGFSLGMKQRLGIAAALLGDPPVLMFDEPINGMDPEGVLWVRRLFRRLAAEGRTVFLSSHLMSEMENTADQLVVIGRGRLIAAESLRDFAARGTRRGIVVGSPRSVELAAVLAAAGASVEPQDLDGAGRLAVTGLPADRIGELALEHRIPLNELTTRTASLEQAFMELTADSVEYLAGKPR; this is encoded by the coding sequence GTGATCGAAGTACAGGAACTCACCAAGCGCTACGGCGACAAGACGGCCGTTGACCAGCTGACCTTCACCGTTCGGCCGGGGCAGGTCACCGGTTTCCTCGGACCCAACGGAGCCGGCAAGACCACCACCCTGAGGATGATCCTGGGTCTGGACAGACCCACCGACGGCGCCGCCACGGTCGGCAAGACCGACTTCCGTAGCCACCCGCGTGGGCTGCGGCACGTGGGCGCGGTCCTGGACGCCACGCAGGTGCACGGCGGACGCAGCGCGGCGGCCCACCTGTCCGCCCTGGCCCGCAGCAACGGCATCCCGTCGCGCCGGGCCGGGGAAGTGCTGGAGGAGGTCGGGCTGGCCGAGGCCGCGCGCCGGCGTATCGGCGGCTTCTCGCTCGGCATGAAGCAACGGCTCGGTATCGCCGCCGCGTTGCTCGGCGATCCACCGGTGCTGATGTTCGACGAGCCCATCAACGGCATGGACCCGGAGGGTGTTCTCTGGGTACGGCGCCTCTTCCGCCGCCTCGCCGCCGAGGGACGCACGGTCTTCCTCTCCAGTCACCTGATGTCGGAGATGGAGAACACCGCCGATCAGCTCGTCGTCATCGGCCGGGGCCGGCTGATCGCCGCCGAGTCACTGCGGGACTTCGCGGCCCGCGGTACACGCCGCGGCATCGTGGTGGGCAGTCCACGGTCCGTGGAGCTGGCGGCGGTCCTGGCCGCCGCCGGCGCATCGGTCGAGCCACAGGACCTCGACGGCGCCGGGAGGCTCGCCGTGACCGGATTGCCGGCGGACCGGATCGGCGAACTCGCCCTGGAACACCGGATCCCGCTGAACGAACTCACCACGAGAACGGCCTCGCTGGAGCAGGCCTTCATGGAACTCACCGCCGACAGCGTCGAATACCTGGCAGGAAAACCCCGATGA